In a genomic window of Glycine max cultivar Williams 82 chromosome 13, Glycine_max_v4.0, whole genome shotgun sequence:
- the MYB62 gene encoding MYB transcription factor MYB62 produces MTRRCSHCSNNGHNSRTCPSRGGGGVKLFGVRLTDGSIIKKSASMGNLNLSSAAAHHQFHSSPSSSNLAAAPSSPNPSSPCSDPPQGYLSDDPAHVSTFANRRGDRKKGVPWTEEEHRLFLIGLQKLGKGDWRGIARNFVVSRTPTQVASHAQKYFIRQSHATRRKRRSSLFDMVPDMSSDQPSVPEEQVLLPPSQNSQPCNGKSQPSLNLSLKSEFEPMETTSQENAQQTNETMMGSIGLTPMAPHGFFPAYLPVPFPMWPSTVAPPFEEVKGGETSHHQIHKPIPVIPKEPVNVDELVGMSHLSIGEAKVRDREPSPLSLKLLGEPSRQSAFHANAPVGTSDLNNGKDNAIQAV; encoded by the exons ATGACTCGGCGTTGCTCCCACTGCAGCAACAACGGCCACAATTCCCGGACATGCCCTTCGCGTGGGGGCGGAGGTGTGAAGCTTTTCGGGGTCAGGCTGACGGATGGATCAATCATTAAGAAGAGCGCCAGCATGGGCAACCTAAACCTCTCCTCCGCCGCCGCACATCACCAAttccattcatctccttcttcttccaacCTCGCCGCCGCCCCCTCATCCCCCAATCCAAGCTCCCCATGCTCCGACCCTCCCCAAGGTTACTTGTCCGATGACCCCGCCCATGTCTCCACCTTCGCTAACCGCCGCGGTGATAGAAAAAAAG gtGTTCCATGGACTGAAGAAGAACATCGGCTGTTCTTAATTGGTCTCCAGAAGCTAGGCAAAGGAGACTGGCGTGGGATAGCACGCAATTTTGTTGTATCAAGGACCCCTACTCAAGTAGCAAGTCATGCCCAGAAGTATTTTATCCGGCAGAGTCATGCTACCAGGAGAAAGAGACGTTCCAGTCTTTTTGACATGGTTCCAGATATG TCTTCAGATCAACCTTCTGTGCCAGAAGAACAAGTGTTGCTTCCACCTTCCCAGAACTCACAACCTTGCAATGGAAAATCACAGCCTTCATTAAATCTCTCCCTCAAATCAGAATTTGAACCCATGGAGACTACTTCTCAAGAAAATGCGCAACAGACCAATGAAACTATGATGGGATCAATCGGACTGACACCAATGGCTCCTCATGGATTCTTTCCTGCATATTTACCTGTTCCATTTCCCATGTGGCCATCAACTGTGGCTCCCCCGTTTGAAGAAGTTAAGGGAGGAGAGACATCCCACCATCAGATCCACAAGCCAATCCCAGTCATTCCCAAGGAACCTGTTAATGTTGACGAACTTGTGGGAATGTCTCATCTAAGCATTGGGGAAGCAAAGGTACGTGATAGAGAGCCTTCCCCTCTTTCCTTAAAGTTGTTAGGAGAGCCCTCAAGGCAGTCAGCATTCCATGCAAATGCTCCAGTTGGTACTTCGGATTTAAACAATGGCAAGGACAACGCAATTCAAGCTGTCTGA
- the LOC100800844 gene encoding NADP-dependent malic enzyme: MFSSTRCAFLSNSGLGGCSSLCDAAQKKRSTRLRVVSMTPSSSSSSRSGDRNGSVVMETPLKELKKESTVADVDDNAISAGGPQDVYGEDRATEDHFVTPWSVSVASGYTLLRDPHFNKGLAFTEDERDAHYLRGLLPPSVIPQETQVKKMIQHVRQYQVPLQKYMAMMDLQERNERLFYKLLIDHVEELLPVVYTPTVGEACQKYGSIFMHPQGLYISLKEKGKIREVLRNWPEKNIQVIVVTDGERILGLGDLGCQGMGIPVGKLSLYTALGGVRPSACLPITIDVGTNNEKLLNDELYIGLKQRRATGQEYAELMHEFMTAVKQTYGEKVLIQFEDFANHNAFNLLEKYRSTHLVFNDDIQGTASVVLAGLVASLKLVGGNLADHRFLFLGAGEAGTGIAELIALETSKQTNAPLEEVRKNIWLVDSKGLIVSSRKDSLQHFKKPWAHEHEPVKNLLDAVNKIKPTVLIGTSGQGRTFTKEVIEAMASINKRPIILSLSNPTSQSECTAEEAYKWSQGRAIFASGSPFPPVEYEGKVFVPGQANNAYIFPGFGLGLIMSGTIRVHDDLLLAASEALAAQVSQENFDKGLIYPPFTNIRKISAHIAANVAAKAYELGLATRLPQPKDLVKFAESCMYTPAYRSYR, encoded by the exons ATGTTCTCCTCAACCAGATGCGCTTTCCTG agCAACTCGGGGTTAGGTGGGTGCAGCAGCTTGTGTGATGCTGCGCAGAAAAAGCGTTCAACTCGTTTGAGGGTGGTGAGTATGACCccaagcagcagcagcagcagcaggtCCGGTGATAGAAACGGCAGCGTTGTGATGGAGACGCCGTTGAAAGAATTGAAAAAGGAATCCACGGTGGCTGACGTGGACGATAACGCCATCTCCGCCGGCGGCCCTCAAGATGTCTACGGCGAGGATAGGGCTACGGAGGATCACTTTGTTACCCCTTGGAGTGTTTCTGTTGCCAG TGGTTATACACTATTGCGAGATCCCCATTTCAACAAAGGGTTGGCCTTCACTGAAGATGAGAGGGATGCCCACTACTTGCGTGGTCTTCTTCCCCCATCAGTTATTCCTCAAGAAACTCAG GTGAAGAAAATGATCCAGCACGTACGCCAGTATCAAGTTCCTTTGCAGAAGTACATGGCAATGATGGATCTTCAG GAGAGAAATGAACGGTTATTTTACAAACTTCTTATTGATCATGTTGAAGAGTTACTTCCAGTTGTATATACTCCAACTGTTGGTGAAGCTTGCCAGAAATATGGCAGCATCTTTATGCATCCTCAGGGTCTTTATATAAGTTTGAAAGAGAA GGGAAAGATCCGTGAAGTACTAAGGAATTGGCCTGAGAAGAACATTCAAGTCATAGTTGTAACTGATGGAGAACGGATCCTGGGTCTTGGGGATCTTGGTTGTCAg GGGATGGGAATACCAGTGGGAAAACTTTCTTTATATACAGCACTTGGAGGAGTCCGCCCTTCAGCT TGTTTACCCATTACAATTGATGTGGGCACAAACAATGAGAAGCTGCTGAATGATGAATTATATATTGGGCTAAAGCAAAGACGAGCAACTGGGCAG GAATATGCTGAACTTATGCACGAATTTATGACAGCAGTCAAGCAAACTTATGGGGAAAAGGTCCTAATTCAG TTTGAAGACTTTGCAAACCACAATGCTTTTAATCTGCTTGAGAAATATAGATCTACACATCTGGTCTTTAATGATGATATTCAG GGAACAGCATCCGTGGTTCTTGCTGGACTAGTTGCATCTCTGAAGTTGGTTGGGGGTAACTTAGCTGATCACAGATTCTTATTCCTTGGTGCTGGAGAG GCTGGCACTGGCATAGCAGAACTCATAGCACTTGAAACATCAAAACAG ACAAATGCTCCACTGGAGGAAGTGCGCAAGAATATTTGGCTGGTGGACTCAAAG GGATTGATTGTCAGTTCTCGCAAAGATTCGCTCCAACATTTTAAGAAGCCCTGGGCTCATGAGCATGAACCTGTTAAAAATCTTCTAGATGCTGttaat AAAATTAAGCCAACAGTGTTGATTGGAACATCGGGACAAGGAAGAACTTTTACTAAAGAAGTGATTGAGGCAATGGCTTCTATTAACAAG AGACCTattattctttctctttccaACCCTACGTCACAGTCAGAATGCACTGCTGAAGAAGCTTACAAGTGGAGCCAG GGACGTGCCATTTTTGCAAGTGGGAGTCCATTTCCCCCTGTTGAGTACGAGGGCAAAGTGTTTGTGCCTGGCCAG GCCAATAATGCATACATATTCCCTGGATTTGGTCTCGGTTTAATAATGTCTGGGACCATTCGAGTGCATGATGACCTGCTTCTGGCTGCCT CTGAGGCTTTGGCTGCACAAGTGAGCCAAGAGAACTTTGATAAGGGACTCATATACCCACCATTCACCAACATCAGAAAGATTTCAGCACACATAGCTGCCAATGTTGCTGCTAAGGCTTATGAACTTG GCTTGGCCACTCGCCTTCCTCAACCTAAAGATTTAGTGAAGTTTGCAGAGAGCTGTATGTATACCCCAGCCTACAGAAGCTACCGATGA